Below is a window of Mycolicibacterium rhodesiae NBB3 DNA.
ACTCGGTCGTGAGGTCGGTCAGCCGCGCCAGGTTGGCCGACATGGAGTCGAGCTTGCGGACGGCCTTTTCCTTGCGCTTGCGGTGTTTGAGGACACCTGCGGCCTCCTCGATGAACGCGCGCCGGTCCTCCGGACGGGATTCAAGGATTTCGGAGAGCTTGCCCTGGCCGACGATCACGTGCATCTCGCGGCCGATGCCCGAGTCGGACAGCAGCTCCTGCACATCCATCAAACGACAACTGGCACCGTTGATCTCGTATTCACTGCCGCCGTCGCGAAACATCCGCCGGGTGATCGACACCTCGGAGTATTCGATCGGCAACGAGTTGTCGGAGTTGTCGATCGTGACCGTGACCTCCGCGCGGCCCAACGGTGGACGTGAGGACGTGCCCGCGAAGATGACGTCTTCCATCTTGCCGCCGCGCAGCGTCTTGGCGCCTTGTTCACCCATCACCCACGTGAGCGCGTCGACCACATTCGACTTGCCGGACCCGTTCGGGCCGACCACACACGTGATGCCTGGCTCGAAGCGCAGAGTCGTCGGCGAAGCAAACGACTTGAAGCCCTTCAGCGTCAGACTCTTGAGGTGCACGACGTGCCACACTACCGTCGCGCAGGCTAACGCTCGGTGAACCCCGATAGCGTTTCGCCGACTTCTGACCAATCCGCGATGACTTTGTCGACATGACCGGGCGTGTCGCCGCCTTGCAGCAGGTCAAGTAGCTTTTCGCAGGCCGTCCGCGGACCCTGGGCCACTACCTGAACGCGGCCATCCGGCCTGTTCGAGGCGAATCCGGTCAAGCCCAATTCCAGGGCGCGCGACCTGGTCCACCACCTAAACCCAACCCCTTGGACACGTCCGTGCACCCAAGCCGTCAGGCGTACCTCAGCTAACTCCTGCATCAACAACCTCAAACGTCACTTTGGTACCGGACTTCAGCGTACGTCCAACGGTGCAGACCTGATCGATGGCCCGCTCCACCACGGTGAGTACCCGCGCCCGCTCGTCCTGCGACAGTCCCGATAGGTCGAGTTCCATCCGCTCCTCGAGTAGCGGATAGCGCTCCTGCTCGCGGTCGGCGGCGCCGGACACTCTGATCGTCGTCGCGTACTCCTCGCCGAGCCGTCGCTGCAATGGGGCGTCGCTGGCCATCCCGCTGCACGCCGCGAGTGCGATCTTCATGAGCTCGCCTGGCGTGAAGACACCGTCCACGTCTTCGCTGCCGACGAGTACCTCGGCGTTGCGCGAGCTGCGTCCCGTATAGCGCCGTGCGCCGGTGCGCTCCACCCACAATTCAGTCATGCTGCCCATCTTGTCGAAACTGCTACCAGATCGCGAAATCGCGAGTTTGCGCGATCTCTCCGCAGTCTCGGCGCAGCTACGAGTGTCGGACTCGTGGGCGCGGTTGGCATTTCGGGCAGTAGAACGACGAGCGGTTCATGAACTTCTCCCGTCGCATCACCGCGCCGCAGCGCCGGCACGGTTCACCTTCGCGGCCGTAGGCGTCCAGCGATCGCTCGAAATAGCCCGATTCACCGTTGACGTTCACATACAGCGAGTCGAACGACGTCCCACCCTGGCCCAGCGCCTCGGTCATCACATCGGTGGCGGCGTCGAGCACCTCACCCAGCTTCGCCCGCGTCAGCGACGACGCCAGCCGGGCGCCGTTGATCTTCGCGCGCCACAGCGCCTCGTCGGCGTAGATGTTGCCGACGCCCGACACGACCGTCTGGTCCAGCAGCTGACGCTTGATCTCGGAGTGCTTGCGCCGCAACACGGTAACGACGCCGTCGCGATTGAAGTCGGGATCGAGGGGGTCGCGGGCGATGTGAGCGACGGGCATCGGGACTTCGGTGCCGTCGACCGTGACGACGTCGGCGAGCATCCAGCCGCCGAACGTGCGCTGGTCCACAAAACTCAACGCGGTGCCGTCGTCGAGCAACGCAGCGATGCGCAGGTGGTCCTCCCGCGGCTCACGTTGTCCTCTCCTCGCGCGAGCGCTCGTCGGCGCCCCGATGAGCATCTGCCCGCTCATGCCGAGATGGACGACGAGAGCGCAGCCGTCATCGAGCGTCAGCCACAGGTACTTGCCTCGTCGTCCCGTGCCGACAATCCGCGAATTCAGCAGGCGCGCAGTCAAATCGGCGGGCCCGGCCTCGTGCCTGCGCACCGCGCGCGGGTGGTGCACCCGGACGGCGCTGATGGTCTTGTCGACGACGTGCGCATCCAGCCCCCGACGAACGACCTCGACTTCGGGAAGCTCAGGCATCTACGCCGGACGCGGATTCGAGTGCATTCCACGCGGCCGCGGCGGCCTTGAGCTCGGCCTCTTTCTTCGTGCGGCCGACACCCTTGCCGTACTCCGTGTCGGCGACGACCACGGCCGCGGTGAACTCCTTGTCATGGTCGGGACCCGTCGACGTCACCACGTACGACGGTGCGCCCATGCCGCGGGAGGCGGTGAGTTCCTGCAGACTGCTCTTCCAGTCCAGTCCCGCGCCGAGTGTCGGGGCGGTGTCCAACAGCGAGGCGAACAACCGCAGGATCACCTCCCGCGCCGTCCCGATGCCGTGCTCGACATAGATTGCGCCGAGCAGAGATTCGACGCCGTCGGCGAGGATGCTGGCCTTGTCCGCGCCGCCGGAGTTCTCCTCACCCTTGCCCAGTAGCAGGTACGCGCCGAGCCCGTCGTCGGACAGCTCGCGCCCGACATCGGCCAGCGCGTGGGTGTTGACGATGCTCGCCCGCAGCTTGGCCAGGTCGCCCTCGGTGCGGTCGGGATGGCGATGGTAGAGCTCCTCGGTGATGGTCAGCCCGAGCACGGCGTCGCCGAGGAACTCGAGGCGCTCGTTGGTGGGCAACCCGCCGTTCTCGTACGAATAACTGCGGTGCGTGAGCGAGATCGTGAGGAGTTCATCGGGCAGGTCGACACCCAGCGCCTTGAGCAACGGCGCGCGGTCAGGCACGGTTGTCCTCGGTGGGATTGTCGGCGCCGCCGACAGTAGTGGGATTGTCGACCATGCCTGCAAG
It encodes the following:
- a CDS encoding acylphosphatase, with the protein product MQELAEVRLTAWVHGRVQGVGFRWWTRSRALELGLTGFASNRPDGRVQVVAQGPRTACEKLLDLLQGGDTPGHVDKVIADWSEVGETLSGFTER
- a CDS encoding OsmC family protein gives rise to the protein MTELWVERTGARRYTGRSSRNAEVLVGSEDVDGVFTPGELMKIALAACSGMASDAPLQRRLGEEYATTIRVSGAADREQERYPLLEERMELDLSGLSQDERARVLTVVERAIDQVCTVGRTLKSGTKVTFEVVDAGVS
- the mutM gene encoding bifunctional DNA-formamidopyrimidine glycosylase/DNA-(apurinic or apyrimidinic site) lyase, whose amino-acid sequence is MPELPEVEVVRRGLDAHVVDKTISAVRVHHPRAVRRHEAGPADLTARLLNSRIVGTGRRGKYLWLTLDDGCALVVHLGMSGQMLIGAPTSARARRGQREPREDHLRIAALLDDGTALSFVDQRTFGGWMLADVVTVDGTEVPMPVAHIARDPLDPDFNRDGVVTVLRRKHSEIKRQLLDQTVVSGVGNIYADEALWRAKINGARLASSLTRAKLGEVLDAATDVMTEALGQGGTSFDSLYVNVNGESGYFERSLDAYGREGEPCRRCGAVMRREKFMNRSSFYCPKCQPRPRVRHS
- the rnc gene encoding ribonuclease III, which codes for MPDRAPLLKALGVDLPDELLTISLTHRSYSYENGGLPTNERLEFLGDAVLGLTITEELYHRHPDRTEGDLAKLRASIVNTHALADVGRELSDDGLGAYLLLGKGEENSGGADKASILADGVESLLGAIYVEHGIGTAREVILRLFASLLDTAPTLGAGLDWKSSLQELTASRGMGAPSYVVTSTGPDHDKEFTAAVVVADTEYGKGVGRTKKEAELKAAAAAWNALESASGVDA